Genomic segment of Candidatus Thermoplasmatota archaeon:
CCGTTGTTGCCGATGCAGAACTCACCGAACACGTTCCCGTAGAACACGAACGGGAAGCCTATCCTGAAGGGTCCGAACTCGTCATCGTCCGCGTGCGGAAAGATGACGTTCGGCGAAGCGCTGGTGTCGATCCAGCTGTACTCAATCGTCGGGTTGGGGATCTGGTTGTCCACGTAGTAGTACCCCCAGCCGTCGTTTCCTCCAGTGCTCGCTTCCGCATTCTCACCGGTCATCACCATCGCAAAGGCGGAGACCAGCATCACAAAGCTCACAAACAATGCCCACAGCTTACTAGTAGCAGTATTCATGTATAAACCCCATCCTTGCCCCTCTCTGCTCAGAGCGAAGTGATTACCGCTATATAAATTCAATCTCAGCTCTATCAGCGGTTCTGTGCGTCGTTCTCGTTGACTGAGGCCCTAGTCCCTCAGGTCATCATCAGCGTGGTCCGCGAGGACCTCGTACTTCTTCGCCTCGTTCGGCGTTGTTGAAAGAACGATGTAGTGCGTCAGCATGCGGGTCTCTCTCGGTTTCAGCGGCATGCTCGACTCCGAGTGAACGTGCTTCCCCTCCTTGGCCATGTCGAACAGCATGACCTTGCATCGCCTAGAAGGGGACACGAAGCAGATGGACTCTCTCTTCCTCGAGCCGGTGATCACTATCGTGCGGTTATCGCTAATGGAGAAGGAGCTCACCTTCGCCCACTTCCTCTGTCTCCATCCCGACCTGCTGAAGTACGCGGATGTCCTCTTGGACCCGCCGACCTGATAGAAGCTCATGCATCCGCCCTCGAAGTACAGGGAGGACTTGCTGGTGTTCTTGAAGTCCTGTCGGACCGCGACGACATTGCTCCCTGGTCTGGTGAGATACTCAGTTGATACGGTCAGCCCCTTGAGCTTCTCGTCCTTCTTGATTCTCGTCTGGACTCTCACGCCCTTCCACGGTCCCCTCCTGACCTTCTCGTGCTTGAACGATTCCTCGTATAGCTTGCCAGGGAAAGCACCCTTCCTGGCGACGGGCGTCACGCCTCCGTACCAAGGACGGAACCACGACAGCTGACCAGGTTCAGGATAGGCGGATAGCATGTACTCGGCGCCCTCCTTCTTCAGTGACACCAGAGAACCTGCGAAGCCAGGGACCACGACAAAGGCGAGGTGCCCGTTGTCGACAACGATCCTCCCCTTCCTCTCACGGACCGAGACCTTCCCCGGCTTCCCGATGACGACAATCGGGAGAGCATACACGTCATCGTAGAGGGGGGTCCAAAGGCGGGCCTTCGCGAAGCTGACGCCCAAGCGAGCAGCCCTTACCCTCAATCTGACAGTTTCGTCGAAGGGGTTGTCCAGGCACAGCTCCTTCGCCTCGAACCTCGTCTTGTCCGCCCTGAACTGGGCGGGGAAATCGAGGGCTATCCTCGCGTCCGTCTTCTTGTTCCGCAGGTTCCTGAGCCTAAGTCCGAACTCGCCTTCGTTCTCCAGAACCAAGGGGCTCGGGTCCGTTGCGACCTGGAACACCCGCACGGGACTCACCTTCTCGTCCGACTCCAGACGCCCATGCGCAAGTTGGAGCCATGACTTCCTCACGCTTCTCCAGTCGGTCGTCGCGGGAATGACGTAGAACGGAGGGAGCTCCTTCCTCTCACCCGGCCTGATTCTCGGGGCATCCAGAGTGAAGTTGGGTCCCCATCCGCCGATGTGCGCCTCGGTCGCTGATTCCTGGTCCCAGATAAGTCCCAGACCCGTTTCCCCGTCCCGGAAATGGACCCAAGACTCTGTCAGGTATCCCGTCTTGGGAACGTCTTCCATCCAGTCCGGGAAGTCATCCTCGATGGTCTCCTCCTGGATCATGCCGTACTTGCTGGGAATGGTGATCCTGCCCTCGTAGACCTCTCGGAAGCCGGCGAACTGAATCTGGCATTCCACCGCCTTCTTCCCTTTGTTGTCAAGAATCGGAACGATCTGAACCGTGTTGCTGCCCGACATCCGTATCTGAACGGAGATCTCCAGCCCCTCCCTCTCCTCGGAGGATGTGGTGAGCGTCCCCGTCGCCAGCCCTCTCTCGTTCTTCGCTTTCATCTTGAACTCGAGCCTTGCGAGTTCCGACGGCCAGAAGGGCGGCCCGAGACGCACGTTGATGTGCTCCATCACCCGGTCCCTTTGGGACTTGTCATAGACATCCACCCATGCGCCTTTCTTGGTTGCCACCAGGCGTACCTGGGCGTTCTCCACCACCAGACGGTCGTCCTCCACGTCCGCGATCGCCCCGTGCACGCCCACGCTCCTCACTTTGAGCGTCTTCTTCTTGGTCCGCTTTCCCTCGAACTCTGCCCAGGCCATGATGGAATAGGTTCTCGTCTCTGGAGCCTTGGCGGTGATTCTGAGTGGAATCCCCGCGAGACCTTCGGCGGGTAACGTGAAGGGCGCGGTCCTCTTGTCGAGTTGCACGCCATCCGGTTCCAGGTGTATTCGACCCCTCACCTTCTTCTTCAGGTTGCTCCTGAGATTGATGTAAACTTCCCTTGACGTTCCCGGGACCATCGATATGAAGTCGGGATCCGTCTGCATCTCGATTGCCTGCTTGATGTGTAATCCCGTGCTGAGAACGAATGACTGCCCGTCGACCTTCATGCGGGATAGCACGCCGTCGCACTTCTCCTCCGAGTGTTTCTCCTTCGCATCAAGCGACACTTTGAGGCTGGAAGAGACCTCCCTCGACTTCCCCGCGGGAACGACGAACTTCTTCTCCTTCGAGCGAATAGTCACTCCCTTGGGCGGGGTCGCCCTCAGGCTGCACGCTATCTGCCGCTCGCTCTTGTTGACCACGGTCCACGTCATCTTCCATGTCATGCCCGCCAGAACGTCGTGTCTGTCGAGCTTGGCGAAGACCTTCATCTCATGGTTCTCGAAACCCGTGATCCCTCTGGATTCCCGGTCTATCCAGATCGTGAGCTCGTCATCGCCCTCCTTCCAGCCGTACGGGAAGACGTTCATCCCTTCAACCTCGACATCATCCTCCTCCAGAACGACCGGTCGCCGGAACGTGTGGTACCAGTCGTGCTCGTCGAAGTAGGGCTTCGCCGGCGGGAACCGCATTATCAGCGGGACGTAGCTCTGCATGTATACGTCGGTCTTGGGCACCCAGAAGAAGCCCGTCTTCTTGTACGCGGGAAGTGCCTTCATGTTGCCCGGCCAGGTGTGCAGGTCTAGCCTCTCGAGCCCCTGCTCGCGCGTGCACTCGACCGACCTGCAGAGAAGCTTCCGGCCGTAGCTCTTGCCGTGATGGGTGGGGAGGACGTTCAGCCAGGAGACGTACGCCGCCTCCTTCTCTTCAAAATAGGGGTTCACGCGCACATATCCGATCGCCTTGCCCTTTTCCATCAGGATGAACCGGCCATAGCACTTGATCCTCCTCTCGCTCTCCATGACCTTGTCCGGGGTCATGGGAACGCCTCTGGTCAGCCCGCCAGGCCAACCCTCGTCGCTGGCGTTCCACATGTCGGCCAATTCCTGCGCGTACTTCTCCTCGTAGTCCACGATCTCCATGCTGTTCCAGACACTAAGAAAGCAGAAGCATAAAAAAGTGTTGACGGGTTGGAATGAGTTGGCTGGCGTCAGTATCCACAACTTCCGTCGATTAGCTTTATATATCCAAATCGGGGTCTCCAACTGTCTCCCTGGAACCAACAGAGGTCTGAGGGACAGATGGAGGTATTTGCTTGAAGTACAAGATATCAGGAGACAATCTCCAGATAGTGACGTGTGAGCTCGAACCCAACGAGAAGGTTTACGCAGAAGCGGGTACGATGGTCTACATGAGCGGGAACATGATGTTCGAAGCCAGGGCCAAGGGTGGAATGATGAAAGGACTCAAGAGGAAGCTCGCCGGGGAGACCTTCTTCCTGACGGAATTCTCGCCCACTCGGAGCCAGGGATTCGTAGGCTTCGGAGGATCTGCTCCGGGGACGATCATGCCCATTCAGCTGGCCCCTGGCAGGGATTTCATGATCCAGAAAACCGCGTTCCTCTGTGCCGAGAACAGCGTGAACCTCGACATGGCATGGCAGAAGAAGCTGGGCGCGTCTCTGTTCGGCGGGGAGGGCTTCATCCTGCAGAAGCTATCTGGCAAAGGAACAGCGTTCATCCAGGCGACTGGCGATTTCGTCGAGATGGATCTGAAGCCCGGTCAGACCGTCAAGGTGGATACAGGATCGGTCGTCGGCTGGGATGCCACGGTGTCATACGACATCGAGAGGGCAGGCGGGCTGAAGACAATGATGTTCGCCGGAGAAGGAGTGTTCCTGACCACGCTGAAAGGTCCTGGCAAGATCCTGCTTCAGTCCATGAATCTTGCCGAACTCGCGGCGACCCTGGCCAGGCTCGCGCCCAAGTAGGACGGTGCGGGCGGATTCAATTGGGCAGATAGGGTGGGACATAAATGAAACCCGAGAAATTCGCTGTAGTAGCTCTGGTAGTGTTTCTGGCCATACTGGTGGCCATTCTCTTTGCGCTCTACATACTGGGGATTCTGATTGCCGTTATCGTCTTCCTCGGCGCTATCGTCTTCTTTGTGATAGTCGCAGCGATAATCATCATCGGAATCGTCTCCATTCTCGCCCTTCCGTTCTACTTGCTGGCAAAAGAGCCCGAGGTTGAGCAGGGCGGGGACTACAGAATCGACAACATCGAGGACAAGGAAGACTGGCCCAAGTCAGAATAGCTCCTTCTGTTGAGCACAGTCCACTCGCTGTTTTCCAGCCCAAAGCCCGTTGAAAAGTGTTTAATATCCTCGCGGATATCCAACGAGCGTCAGCTTATCTATCATATCAGCGGGGAGGAATTGGAATGAAGAAGATTGGAGACCTGATATACTCAGAAGAGGCAGAAGAGGACGCGACGCTAAAGGAGAAGCACACGCCCGAGATCGAGGCCCCCGCCAATGCGAAGGTGGACGAGGCATTCGACGTGACCGTGGTCGTGGGAAGGGCGGTCCCCCACCCGAACCTCGTGGAGCACCACATCAAGTGGATTCGGGTGTTCGTGGAGGAGGAAGGCCGATCGCACAACCCCGTGCATGCAGCTACGTACGAGATCGGACCCGCCTACGCGGAGCCGCAGGTGACGTTCCCCTTGAAGCTGAGGAAGTCGTCCACGGTCTACGCCCTGGGGTACTGCAACCTGCACGGCATGTGGGAGAGCTCAATCGACATCACCGTCGAATGAGACTGGTGATCGGGACGAATATCCGCCCTCCTTCCGGAACGCCTGTCTCCTCGAACAGTGACCGCAAGTAGGCGCACTGGGCATCGTAGTCCATCTACCTCCCATAGATGAGGTCGTAGCAGCAGGCCCATCGGTCGTAGTCGTTCATTCGCACGTTGAATCAGCTTCCCGCCTGTATCGTTTAGCCCTCGCAAGGTTTATCTCAATGGTCCTGATGTGTATTACTGGTACCATGAGGAAACGCACAGCGCTCTTTGTGATCGCCCTGCTGGCCGCCTCACAACTGATGGGAGTATCACTGTCCAGAGCGGATGAGCTGGGCGAAGTCGATTTCGAGGGTCGCCTGCCGAGACCGCTGTATCGCGCGTCCGCCGTGTGGGACGGCCA
This window contains:
- a CDS encoding GNAT family N-acetyltransferase encodes the protein MEIVDYEEKYAQELADMWNASDEGWPGGLTRGVPMTPDKVMESERRIKCYGRFILMEKGKAIGYVRVNPYFEEKEAAYVSWLNVLPTHHGKSYGRKLLCRSVECTREQGLERLDLHTWPGNMKALPAYKKTGFFWVPKTDVYMQSYVPLIMRFPPAKPYFDEHDWYHTFRRPVVLEEDDVEVEGMNVFPYGWKEGDDELTIWIDRESRGITGFENHEMKVFAKLDRHDVLAGMTWKMTWTVVNKSERQIACSLRATPPKGVTIRSKEKKFVVPAGKSREVSSSLKVSLDAKEKHSEEKCDGVLSRMKVDGQSFVLSTGLHIKQAIEMQTDPDFISMVPGTSREVYINLRSNLKKKVRGRIHLEPDGVQLDKRTAPFTLPAEGLAGIPLRITAKAPETRTYSIMAWAEFEGKRTKKKTLKVRSVGVHGAIADVEDDRLVVENAQVRLVATKKGAWVDVYDKSQRDRVMEHINVRLGPPFWPSELARLEFKMKAKNERGLATGTLTTSSEEREGLEISVQIRMSGSNTVQIVPILDNKGKKAVECQIQFAGFREVYEGRITIPSKYGMIQEETIEDDFPDWMEDVPKTGYLTESWVHFRDGETGLGLIWDQESATEAHIGGWGPNFTLDAPRIRPGERKELPPFYVIPATTDWRSVRKSWLQLAHGRLESDEKVSPVRVFQVATDPSPLVLENEGEFGLRLRNLRNKKTDARIALDFPAQFRADKTRFEAKELCLDNPFDETVRLRVRAARLGVSFAKARLWTPLYDDVYALPIVVIGKPGKVSVRERKGRIVVDNGHLAFVVVPGFAGSLVSLKKEGAEYMLSAYPEPGQLSWFRPWYGGVTPVARKGAFPGKLYEESFKHEKVRRGPWKGVRVQTRIKKDEKLKGLTVSTEYLTRPGSNVVAVRQDFKNTSKSSLYFEGGCMSFYQVGGSKRTSAYFSRSGWRQRKWAKVSSFSISDNRTIVITGSRKRESICFVSPSRRCKVMLFDMAKEGKHVHSESSMPLKPRETRMLTHYIVLSTTPNEAKKYEVLADHADDDLRD
- a CDS encoding TIGR00266 family protein yields the protein MKYKISGDNLQIVTCELEPNEKVYAEAGTMVYMSGNMMFEARAKGGMMKGLKRKLAGETFFLTEFSPTRSQGFVGFGGSAPGTIMPIQLAPGRDFMIQKTAFLCAENSVNLDMAWQKKLGASLFGGEGFILQKLSGKGTAFIQATGDFVEMDLKPGQTVKVDTGSVVGWDATVSYDIERAGGLKTMMFAGEGVFLTTLKGPGKILLQSMNLAELAATLARLAPK
- a CDS encoding class II SORL domain-containing protein; protein product: MKKIGDLIYSEEAEEDATLKEKHTPEIEAPANAKVDEAFDVTVVVGRAVPHPNLVEHHIKWIRVFVEEEGRSHNPVHAATYEIGPAYAEPQVTFPLKLRKSSTVYALGYCNLHGMWESSIDITVE